In Lycium ferocissimum isolate CSIRO_LF1 chromosome 7, AGI_CSIRO_Lferr_CH_V1, whole genome shotgun sequence, the sequence AATTACTAATTAAAGGGTTATTTTACCAAAGTAGTTATTTAAAGATAATAGTAACATCGGAATTGTTATAATGgacaattaaaattttaaaaactatttttagtataaagGACTGGTAAAAGAGAACGGAGTATGAGGATGCTCATTTATGTACATGACTACATTCTCGCCCAATATAGTTTGTTCCAAGTAGATCAGTTGCGAGCCCTATTTtaacccaagaaaaaaaagaagaagcaagatCTACAACTTTATGTCACAATTTTATATGCAATTTTTTGGTTGTTATGCAGAATTCTGAATATGTGCAGTAGGTAAATCTTTGTAATCAGAACAAAGATCTGTCTTTTCCTCTACCATCTCAGCTGTTTGAAAATCAAAAGGCAACTTTTCAATGGAGCCATCAGTTTCAGTGTGTGCCTGCTTATCATATATGACTCCAGATTCAAATCTTAAGCGTCTTTCGACAGCAGCCTGAACCCTCTGTTTGAATTCCTCATCTGAGCTTGCCAACATATATCGAAGCTTGAAGTTTACACGGTTCTCCACCATAATCTTGTGTCTAGGAACTATTCTTTCATCTAGTGAATAGCTAAAAAACCTGTAAAATAGACGTCAGTTTAAGTAGAATAGTGGAATAGCAATATCATCAGGACAGTTTCGTTGAAGGGCATATACCTTGGAAATTCAATAAGATCCTGCAAAGGCCGAACCATCATTCTTCGCAGATAACGATACTTGGGGCGAAGGATATCTATATTGTATGTCAGTAGCATTGGAAAATCAGCAACCATTTCACCTAATTGTCTGAGAGTTATGCCCAGGGACAGAAAATACTTCACATTGTGATCCAATTTATTGGCAATGCTGCATCCTAGAAGCTCTGGTCCTAGAGCTATCACCTTTCCAACATTCTTCTGGGAGACACCAGCTTTTGTCAAAAGGAATATGACCTTTAATAAGATAAGCCCATATCAGTTCTGCTTCAACTCTTTAAGTAGTAAGTAGTAAATAGTCACTCTGATTCATAAATCAAAACTTTGTTCTTCATGTGATCCTTTATAGGGATTGCACTATTATCACCAAATATTACTAGGGCAGAGGAGATCGACATTGTTTAGACAATTTAGATGAAGTATAAACAGTCAGGAAAAGGGAAACAAACGGACCACTGGACGTATCTTCTTGTGGAGGCTGAAAGTGAGTAATCTGGGAAACCTGACAAGCACATTGCCAATAGCATCTTGTTGGACACCTATGTCTTGTAAAAATTGAACCTTCAATAATCGAGAAGGTAAGTCATTAGCAGGGAAAGGAGAAAATTTAAAGCAAATAGAAATTCTAGTtgcatttttcaaatttgaagggATAAAATGCACTGCAGAAGTTTAAGTTGTCAACGATATAGCTCCACATGCCAAAAGTAATAACATACCTTAGACACAATGGTGGTCTCGAAATCAACACAGAATAACACTGGCCTGGTAACAAGAATTTTTCTCATGCCATCTTTTGAAATCCCGAGGTAGTAAAAGTACTTGACAAGAGGCTTGAACTTTTCTTCAATACCACAACCCATCAAATGGGGTTTAAAAGCTAATAATCTTCCAACATCTTCATTGCTGAGGCCAAACTCCTTAAGATATGCAACCTGGATGAGCAAGAATCAAGTTTCAACAAGAAGAAAAGTTGGAATATAAGCTTTCATTCTAAAGTTCAAATCACCCAGCATGTCATAACCACGAGAAAATGACGAAAATGATCCCTTATCTTTGGTAGATTCAAGTTAGTCCCTTAAGTATCGAGAACAATTttgtcctttaagtttgccaaaagtgaGCACTTTTGGTCTCTGTCAAATATTCAACAAACTCAGATTGTTAAGTTAACCAGAATTGTGAAAAGAAGAATTTAACCAAAAACACTAGAAATTTCCGCTAAAAATTCAGAAACTGCAACATAGAACACTACAATAACAGAAATTTCAACTCAAAAAGTTGCGCCAGACTCTTGAAATTGaccaaaaataacataaactacAAAATCTGTACTTCCAAATGTGAGTTCCCgttaaatattttctattttcacaACACCGATTAAATTTAACAATCAGAGTTTGGTAAATATCTGACGGAGAACAAAAGTGCtcacttttggcaaacttaaaggatcaAAACTGCTCAAAtgatacttaagggactattttaatCCTACTATCAAAGATTAgagaccatttttgtcattttctctcaTAACCACTAACAAGGTCATTCTTCAGTGCTTTTTGCACCAAGCatgtggggaaaaaaaaatagcccaTTTATGTAAAGAACGTTAGGAATCAGGCACCTTGTGGTTCATCTCTTCCATAGAGAAGTAGCCAAGCACCTTAGGATAGTCAAACAGCATAGTTCCAAAATCCTTCTCATCCATTCCCATATCAAAATAGAAGTTTGTACGAGACTCTAGTTCATCCATGGTGAAAGACAATATTTCAGGACATCGGCCTACAATATATCCTATCCAATCTCTCTTCACTCCCTTGTACTCCAAATATCCAACGATTTCGTCCAATTCATCCAAGCTTCGACCCAATACATTTCCCCTAGCTCTAATCAATACAAGCCCAATAAATCTTCCCTTCACATGAATTGACTTCAACCACTCAGCCAAACGTCTTATTGATTCAAGATCTCCTCTAGAGTTGCAAATGAGGTGCGCAATTTGAGGATATGACAATGCATTGTGTTTCAACCACCTGCAAAGGAACATAGGGGTAGTTTGCTTCACAAACTAGCTATGCAATATTACAACCCTtgtagtggcggagccaggaattTATACAAGGGATTCAAAAATGTCACATCTGAAATATGAATCTACGACATAAAGCAAATCTTGAACCTCCTTTGCCACTTTACAAGAACTTTAGAAAAAACTAGTTCTTGCCCTTTATGCACAGTTGGGACTTGGGAATCCAATTGAACCCCGTTCCCTCAAGCTAGTTCCGCTCCTAAATGCATGAATTGCTATTCAATAATCATACGTGGATTTTCACTCATACACTACCAAATTTAGGTCAATAAATTAACTAATCGTTATATATGTAGCCACTATATACGTAATCTTATACTACATTCTATCCCAAGGTTCATGCATAAGCAAGTACTTAGTTATATAAACTCTTGTAACCGAAATAGAAAGCTGTATTAGTAATGCAGAAATTTATGCTAGGAATCAACCTTTCTATTAACAATGCAACTACTTTATTGAGCTTAGTGAGTTAAATTCGATATGCATATTCCTTTGTACCTCACAATTGGCACGACACCAGAGTCATCTATGAAGGCTCTAGCACG encodes:
- the LOC132065015 gene encoding transcription termination factor MTERF2, chloroplastic — encoded protein: MLCELHHHHFSFTPQSINQQHQTTLPNIIYFSPKRHCLPPIFSNLKNQETHTNITHASNNEKGITRKHNSKSSFVLHRYLSSNNKPENQEPLPGSTEPEKQDCAVLEEDKEKVLEMSLIRKRTPQFPGSIYIQSPTDPDVNTSLPPISSFLKKRRGFDDDDEMLIKALEIRRKVTVEIFKEAMRKGRFSITYSTNLVSELSDFIDYVMIQAASMKKMPEFSGSSFNVRARAFIDDSGVVPIVRWLKHNALSYPQIAHLICNSRGDLESIRRLAEWLKSIHVKGRFIGLVLIRARGNVLGRSLDELDEIVGYLEYKGVKRDWIGYIVGRCPEILSFTMDELESRTNFYFDMGMDEKDFGTMLFDYPKVLGYFSMEEMNHKVAYLKEFGLSNEDVGRLLAFKPHLMGCGIEEKFKPLVKYFYYLGISKDGMRKILVTRPVLFCVDFETTIVSKVQFLQDIGVQQDAIGNVLVRFPRLLTFSLHKKIRPVVIFLLTKAGVSQKNVGKVIALGPELLGCSIANKLDHNVKYFLSLGITLRQLGEMVADFPMLLTYNIDILRPKYRYLRRMMVRPLQDLIEFPRFFSYSLDERIVPRHKIMVENRVNFKLRYMLASSDEEFKQRVQAAVERRLRFESGVIYDKQAHTETDGSIEKLPFDFQTAEMVEEKTDLCSDYKDLPTAHIQNSA